In Kordia antarctica, the following proteins share a genomic window:
- the argS gene encoding arginine--tRNA ligase, giving the protein MVEYSSPNTNKPLHLGHVRNNLLGYSVSEIIKASGKKVYKTQIINDRGIHICKSMLAWERFGNGETPTVDEKGDKLVGKYYVLFEMKLREEARPIFENYINNIIDPPTALEAQINAHNALIETLGTKKKEELEKLDYTSIAQLGNEFEIQLETVIDNNMLISSISKSILDNTAEAAEEATKKKTKQFDKLVKRVTDLEGKISEESRKISKIARDTTEIMNAAQQMLRDWEAGDEEVVALWKKMNQWVYDGFATTYKNLGVDFDALYYESDTYLLGKDVVQQGIEKGVFYAKEDGSVWCDLTEDGLDEKIVLRSDGTAVYMTQDIGTAIQRVKDYPDIGGMIYTVGNEQDYHFSVLFLILKKLGFEWSKNLAHLSYGMVDLPSGKMKSREGTVVDADELMTEMATTAKEISEELGKLEGYSDEEKEALYKIIGMGALKYFILKVDPKKRILFDPKESIDFAGNTGPFIQYTYARIQSILRKADFDYSAEITGIEIDIREKEIVKQLQGYPAAVELAANNQSPAVIANYTYDLVKLYNSFFQNIYILGEEDEAKKVFRVQLSKKVGDTIKSAFTLLGIEVPERM; this is encoded by the coding sequence ATGGTTGAATATTCCTCACCAAACACGAACAAACCATTGCATTTAGGACACGTTCGTAACAACTTATTAGGATATAGTGTTTCGGAAATTATCAAAGCTTCTGGAAAAAAAGTATACAAAACACAAATCATTAATGATCGTGGAATTCACATCTGCAAATCGATGTTGGCTTGGGAACGTTTCGGAAACGGAGAAACGCCAACGGTTGATGAAAAAGGTGATAAATTGGTTGGGAAATATTACGTATTGTTCGAAATGAAATTACGTGAAGAGGCAAGACCAATTTTTGAAAATTATATAAATAATATCATAGATCCTCCAACAGCTTTAGAAGCTCAAATCAATGCGCATAATGCATTGATAGAAACATTGGGTACAAAGAAAAAAGAGGAACTTGAAAAGTTAGATTATACATCAATTGCACAATTAGGTAATGAATTTGAAATACAACTGGAAACTGTAATTGACAACAACATGTTAATTTCTAGTATTTCAAAATCTATATTAGACAATACTGCAGAAGCAGCAGAAGAAGCGACTAAAAAGAAAACAAAACAGTTTGATAAACTTGTAAAGCGTGTTACGGATTTGGAAGGTAAAATTTCCGAAGAATCTAGAAAGATTTCTAAAATAGCAAGAGACACGACCGAAATTATGAATGCAGCACAACAAATGTTGCGTGATTGGGAAGCTGGCGATGAAGAAGTCGTTGCACTTTGGAAGAAGATGAACCAATGGGTTTATGATGGTTTTGCAACTACCTATAAAAACTTAGGTGTTGATTTTGATGCGTTATACTATGAAAGTGATACGTATCTTTTAGGAAAAGATGTAGTACAACAAGGAATTGAAAAAGGTGTTTTCTATGCAAAAGAAGATGGTTCAGTTTGGTGTGATTTAACGGAAGATGGTTTAGACGAAAAAATAGTTTTACGTTCAGACGGAACTGCGGTGTATATGACGCAAGATATCGGAACGGCAATTCAGCGTGTAAAAGATTATCCAGACATTGGCGGAATGATTTACACCGTTGGAAACGAGCAAGATTATCACTTTTCAGTATTATTCTTAATCTTGAAAAAACTCGGATTCGAATGGTCTAAAAACTTAGCGCATTTATCGTACGGAATGGTAGATTTACCAAGCGGAAAAATGAAAAGCCGTGAAGGAACTGTCGTTGATGCAGATGAACTAATGACTGAAATGGCAACAACTGCGAAAGAAATCTCAGAAGAATTAGGCAAGTTAGAAGGTTATTCCGATGAAGAAAAAGAAGCGTTGTACAAAATCATTGGAATGGGCGCATTAAAATATTTCATTCTAAAAGTAGATCCAAAAAAACGAATCTTATTTGATCCGAAAGAATCGATTGACTTTGCAGGAAATACAGGTCCTTTCATTCAATATACATACGCGCGAATTCAGTCAATTTTACGAAAGGCTGACTTTGATTATTCAGCAGAAATCACAGGAATTGAGATTGATATTCGCGAAAAAGAAATTGTAAAACAATTGCAAGGATATCCTGCGGCTGTAGAATTAGCGGCAAACAATCAAAGTCCTGCAGTAATTGCAAACTACACATACGATTTGGTAAAACTCTACAATTCATTCTTCCAAAATATTTACATTTTAGGAGAAGAAGACGAAGCGAAAAAAGTATTCAGAGTGCAACTATCCAAAAAAGTAGGAGACACGATCAAATCAGCGTTTACGTTGTTAGGAATTGAAGTTCCTGAGCGAATGTGA
- a CDS encoding RrF2 family transcriptional regulator, giving the protein MLSKKTKYGLKALSYIARKGGDSPVLISEIATEEKISKKFLEAILLQLKNNGFLGSKKGKGGGYYLIKMPNEIKVASLIRILEGPIALLPCVSLNFYEKCDDCVDETKCGLHHLMLEVRDNMLAVLENKTLEDLTSL; this is encoded by the coding sequence ATGCTTTCTAAAAAAACAAAATACGGATTAAAGGCATTAAGTTACATAGCGCGAAAAGGCGGCGACTCACCTGTGTTAATCTCAGAAATTGCTACAGAAGAAAAAATTTCTAAAAAATTCTTAGAAGCAATTTTACTCCAACTAAAAAACAATGGTTTTCTCGGTTCCAAAAAAGGAAAAGGTGGCGGTTATTACTTAATCAAAATGCCAAATGAAATCAAAGTAGCTTCACTCATTCGAATCTTAGAAGGGCCAATTGCCTTGCTTCCATGTGTAAGTTTAAATTTCTATGAAAAGTGTGATGATTGCGTGGACGAAACCAAATGCGGATTGCATCATTTAATGTTAGAAGTACGCGATAACATGCTCGCCGTTTTAGAGAACAAAACTCTAGAAGATCTCACGAGTTTATAA
- a CDS encoding TonB-dependent receptor plug domain-containing protein produces the protein MTKKRVLTFFTFLCFFLSFQCVTSQENQENKILLSKLLPKIQKKYDVVFSYVDTVLKNVLVTPQINNAVSLETLLDGFELETNLRFTLINGRYIAITVFIDQIQELDEIYLTEYIASGISMNRNGQITVKPKNFGILPGVTEPDVLLTIQALPGISSSNETVSNINIRGGTNDQNILLWDDIKMYQSGHFFGLISAFNPYFLNKVIVTKNGTSAKFGDGVSGMIQMQLDHHPNDSLVAGAGLNLIHADGFAKIQLNKKMEIQVSARRSITDLVETPTYAIYFDRIFQDSDITNNNQETNNTTTTNRDFYFYDMSTKFIYDISKTDNIQFSFLNIFNDLSYTEEATLNNQRKAVNSGITQRNLAAGLTYNREWSPAFSTQVQLYLSNYNLEATNFDITNNQRLFQENDLADSAFKFHTKYRINENFTIQNGYQFSEIGITNIQDVSNPQFRSNRKDVMRNHAVYSELNYVSDSYRTMLNFGIRANQYGKIDEFRFEPRLNFRQQFSNYFSVLVLGEYKSQAISQVIDLQNDFLGIEKRRWTLANGTSVPLIESKQVSIGAQYTKNNLLISAEVYIKKVDGITTRSQGFQNQFQFVNAVGSYTAQGIDLLFNKKWHDFNTWLSYSFSKNDYDFMSLNNGEMFPNNLDITHNLTLGGTYSWKAFEFSLGTYYRTGKPTTTLGSPTVVNGTINYNSPNAENLDDYFRTDFSATYRLTLSKKKNINSKIGLSVWNVFDQQNILNEYYNLDNTVISEIQNQSLGITPNLSFRVEF, from the coding sequence GTGACTAAAAAACGCGTACTCACTTTTTTCACTTTTCTTTGCTTCTTTCTTAGTTTTCAATGTGTTACTTCACAAGAAAATCAGGAGAATAAAATTTTACTGTCTAAATTATTACCTAAAATACAGAAAAAATACGATGTTGTTTTCTCCTATGTAGATACTGTTTTAAAGAATGTTTTAGTCACTCCACAAATCAATAATGCTGTTTCGCTTGAAACTTTATTAGATGGTTTTGAATTAGAAACGAATCTTCGGTTTACCTTAATTAATGGACGTTATATTGCCATTACTGTTTTTATTGATCAGATTCAAGAATTGGACGAAATTTATTTGACAGAATATATTGCTTCAGGAATTTCCATGAATAGAAACGGGCAAATTACCGTGAAACCTAAAAATTTCGGCATTTTACCTGGCGTTACCGAACCTGATGTTTTACTGACGATTCAAGCCTTACCAGGAATTTCAAGTAGTAACGAAACTGTTTCAAATATTAATATTCGTGGCGGAACAAATGATCAGAATATTTTATTGTGGGACGATATTAAAATGTATCAATCTGGACACTTTTTCGGGTTGATTTCTGCATTTAATCCGTATTTCTTAAATAAAGTAATTGTCACTAAAAACGGAACAAGTGCTAAATTTGGCGATGGTGTTTCTGGAATGATTCAAATGCAACTAGATCATCATCCTAACGATTCTTTAGTCGCTGGCGCGGGATTAAACTTGATTCATGCAGATGGTTTTGCCAAAATTCAACTCAACAAAAAGATGGAAATACAAGTTTCGGCGCGTCGTTCCATTACCGATTTAGTCGAAACGCCAACCTACGCAATTTATTTTGATCGTATTTTTCAAGATTCAGATATTACCAATAACAATCAAGAAACGAACAATACAACAACTACAAATAGAGATTTCTATTTCTATGATATGAGTACGAAATTCATCTATGATATTTCTAAAACAGATAATATACAGTTTAGTTTTTTGAATATTTTTAATGATTTGAGTTATACGGAAGAAGCTACGTTAAATAATCAACGAAAAGCTGTGAATAGTGGAATTACACAACGAAATTTGGCTGCTGGTTTGACGTATAATCGAGAATGGTCGCCAGCATTTTCTACACAAGTGCAATTGTATCTTTCGAATTATAATTTAGAAGCGACAAATTTTGATATTACCAATAATCAACGGTTATTTCAAGAGAATGATCTCGCGGATAGCGCATTTAAATTTCATACAAAGTATCGTATTAATGAAAATTTCACGATTCAGAATGGGTATCAGTTTTCTGAGATTGGAATTACCAATATTCAAGATGTGAGCAATCCACAATTTCGTAGTAATCGTAAAGATGTGATGCGAAATCATGCTGTATATTCTGAATTGAATTATGTTTCAGATAGTTACCGAACGATGTTGAATTTTGGAATTAGAGCAAATCAATATGGAAAGATTGATGAATTTCGCTTTGAACCACGTTTGAATTTTAGACAGCAATTTTCTAATTATTTTAGTGTGTTGGTTTTGGGCGAATATAAAAGTCAAGCCATATCTCAAGTAATTGATTTACAGAATGATTTTTTAGGAATTGAAAAACGTCGTTGGACACTTGCTAACGGAACTTCTGTTCCATTGATTGAAAGCAAACAGGTTTCTATTGGCGCGCAATACACGAAGAATAATTTGTTGATTAGCGCAGAAGTGTACATCAAGAAAGTTGACGGAATTACCACGCGAAGTCAAGGTTTTCAGAATCAGTTTCAATTTGTGAATGCTGTTGGAAGTTATACTGCACAAGGAATTGACTTGTTGTTTAATAAGAAATGGCACGATTTTAATACGTGGTTGAGTTATTCATTTAGTAAAAATGACTACGATTTTATGTCGTTGAATAATGGCGAAATGTTTCCGAATAATTTAGATATTACACATAATTTAACGCTTGGCGGAACGTATTCTTGGAAAGCTTTTGAATTTTCTTTAGGAACGTATTATCGCACAGGAAAACCAACAACTACGCTTGGTTCGCCAACAGTTGTGAATGGAACTATTAATTACAATTCGCCAAATGCTGAGAATTTAGATGATTATTTTAGAACTGATTTTTCAGCCACGTATCGTTTGACACTTTCCAAAAAGAAGAACATCAATTCAAAAATTGGACTTTCTGTTTGGAATGTTTTTGATCAGCAAAATATCTTAAACGAATATTATAATTTAGATAATACGGTGATTTCTGAAATACAGAATCAGTCGTTAGGCATTACACCGAATTTGAGTTTTCGTGTGGAATTTTAA
- a CDS encoding transporter — protein MWKYFLKISSLLLIFCNSYNGIAQGPISGFYSEKGDAIVVVGLGFEDSKNYFIGREKSDLSRSLYSVSLFGIYGINNRLNIQASIPYLSSNKENGFQDAQFFLKYKLLQKEWKKDKLELSLATGFSFNLTDYNIGGLNDLGQQAKILDFRALLHYQKQSGWFINLQSGFSYKFAPVPNSLPVTIRLGKASSKSYFDFWYDFQYAFGGIDYRGTPRPQDFRRLGANYHKIGGTYHFSLSKKSGIYVAPSYVISGRNVFKGFAYHLGFTYQL, from the coding sequence ATGTGGAAATATTTTTTAAAAATTAGTAGCTTACTACTTATTTTCTGTAATTCTTACAATGGAATTGCTCAAGGTCCTATTAGTGGATTTTACAGTGAAAAAGGAGATGCAATAGTCGTTGTTGGTTTAGGATTTGAAGACTCTAAAAATTACTTCATAGGAAGAGAAAAAAGCGACTTAAGCAGAAGCCTGTACAGTGTTTCATTATTTGGAATCTATGGAATAAATAATCGACTAAATATACAAGCTTCCATACCTTATTTATCAAGCAATAAAGAAAATGGATTTCAAGATGCACAGTTTTTTCTAAAATATAAACTATTGCAAAAGGAATGGAAAAAAGATAAATTGGAACTTTCTTTAGCAACTGGATTTTCCTTTAATTTAACTGATTATAACATTGGAGGTTTAAATGATTTAGGACAGCAAGCTAAAATCTTAGATTTCCGCGCATTACTACATTATCAAAAACAATCTGGCTGGTTTATAAATCTACAAAGTGGATTCTCTTATAAATTTGCGCCAGTTCCTAATAGTCTTCCTGTGACAATCAGACTCGGAAAAGCAAGTTCGAAAAGTTATTTTGATTTTTGGTATGACTTTCAATATGCTTTTGGCGGAATAGATTATCGAGGAACACCAAGACCTCAAGATTTTAGACGTCTTGGAGCAAACTATCATAAAATTGGCGGAACATATCACTTTTCGCTCTCTAAAAAATCAGGAATCTATGTAGCGCCATCATATGTGATTTCTGGAAGAAATGTATTTAAAGGATTTGCGTATCATCTAGGTTTTACGTATCAATTATAA
- a CDS encoding dimethylarginine dimethylaminohydrolase family protein, which produces MLELYINDETSQLRAVVLGTAESCGPIPKAEDCYDPKSKLHVLAGTYPLEKDMIPEMEAVAAIFEKHNVKVFRPKIIKDYNQIFSRDIAFVIEDKFITSNILPDRDREIEAIQHVINQINPENIITLPEEVHVEGGDVMPHGDYIFVGTYSGEDYSDYITARTNIDAVIALQELFPDKTVKSFELRKSNTEPKENALHLDCCFQPVGKNKAILHKNGFLIEEEYEWLVDLFGKENIFEITKDEMYNMNSNIFSISPTVVISEQNFTRLNTWLEAQGFTVEKVPYSQIAKQEGLLRCSTMPLIRE; this is translated from the coding sequence ATGTTAGAACTATACATAAACGATGAAACTTCTCAATTACGGGCAGTTGTTTTAGGAACAGCGGAAAGTTGCGGACCTATTCCAAAAGCTGAAGACTGTTACGATCCAAAATCAAAACTACATGTGTTGGCAGGAACATATCCGTTAGAAAAAGATATGATTCCCGAAATGGAAGCTGTTGCTGCAATCTTTGAAAAACACAATGTCAAAGTATTTCGTCCGAAAATCATCAAAGATTACAATCAAATATTCTCAAGAGATATCGCTTTTGTCATAGAAGATAAATTTATCACATCTAACATATTACCAGATCGTGATCGCGAAATAGAAGCAATTCAACATGTAATCAATCAAATCAATCCTGAAAATATAATTACGTTGCCAGAAGAAGTTCATGTAGAAGGTGGCGATGTAATGCCTCATGGCGATTATATTTTTGTCGGAACTTATTCAGGCGAAGACTATTCAGACTACATTACTGCACGTACAAATATAGATGCTGTCATTGCATTGCAAGAATTATTTCCAGACAAAACAGTAAAATCATTCGAACTTCGTAAATCAAATACAGAACCAAAAGAAAATGCATTACACCTAGATTGTTGTTTTCAACCTGTTGGAAAAAACAAAGCAATCTTACACAAAAACGGATTCCTAATAGAAGAAGAATACGAATGGTTGGTTGATTTATTTGGGAAAGAAAACATTTTCGAAATCACGAAAGACGAAATGTATAATATGAATAGTAACATATTCTCGATTTCGCCAACAGTTGTCATTTCAGAACAAAACTTTACACGCTTAAACACATGGCTAGAAGCACAAGGTTTTACGGTTGAGAAAGTTCCGTATTCACAAATTGCTAAGCAAGAAGGATTATTACGTTGTAGTACAATGCCATTAATCAGAGAATAG
- a CDS encoding S41 family peptidase codes for MYKKICIFFVFIIVSFVNAQQKNFDAVHFTLKPTLTPDANDVIFSFEGDLWKVSSSGGDAFRLTAMDGSETNPSVSPDGKWLAFSSNQFGNYDVYVMPLKGGEITQLTFHQSGDMVSSWNWDSKTINFTSGRYNSVTNYTVNINGGTPKRTFNHYFNTIHNVVEHPKTNDIYFNESWESSRFAHRKRYKGDYNPDIKSYNLKSKKYTKHTSYRGKDFGTTIDKSGTIYFKSDQHNGEYNLYTFQNGEKKRLTSFSTSIMWPKVSANGEKVVFRKEYQLFVYDVAKNSTKKLNFNINRNSTINKEQSYDVKGNITFFDISSDGKKMAFISRGKLFISDVKGKFVKEIQTNPLEAVKEVKWLSDNNSVVFSRSDKGYYNWFVTKADGTSTTNQLTKNKSNNRQITLNIDKTKGVYLRGRNEIYTIDLKTYKSELIVKDELWGIYNADPYFSPDGNYILYTAYRDFEADIFVHNLTTKQTKNLTNTKVSESEPAWSSDGKYIYFSSERTVPRFPSGGNGKSKVYQMALDKYEKPFKIDKVNELFKEEEKKDKKDKEDKEDKEDEKEKVKEKVIVTINEKGLMDRLTAISPRFGNQRNITVINDGNKTHILYISNHDQGKSKLWKTTLEPFEDNKTVKLNDTPMFGYQFITVDKKHYILSKGIINTVNLGTNKLKPIAIDYSFNKSLSDEFNQMYYEAWAGMEENFYDENFHGENWQKLRDDYAAYLPYVSSRGNLRLIFNDMLGELNTSHFGFRSNGKEEQTYYGTQTLETGIVFNNNNPFVIERIVSEGPTDVKGKDLRKGDKLVAVNGNSVDTKSNREHYFTNPKFKSEMSLTFSRDGKEFSVNVHLANFWAVKDLVYDEWQDQNQAYVDKKTNNKVAYVHMKNMSGSELTKFYHDLVSEEAYKDGLILDLRYNTGGNVHDAVLNFLRQKKYLNWKYREGKLTSQSNFSYGDKPIVLLINEQSLSDAEMTAAGFKELGMGTIVGTETYRWIVFTTSNSLVDGSSYRLPTWGCYTLDGKNLETHGVTPDVYVGENFKERLENENPQLDKAIEIILKKLEKR; via the coding sequence ATGTATAAAAAAATCTGTATCTTTTTCGTCTTTATAATAGTATCCTTTGTGAATGCGCAACAGAAAAATTTTGATGCTGTTCATTTTACTTTAAAACCAACATTAACGCCTGACGCAAATGATGTTATTTTTAGTTTTGAAGGCGATTTGTGGAAAGTTTCTTCAAGTGGTGGAGATGCTTTTAGATTGACTGCTATGGACGGATCAGAAACGAACCCAAGTGTTTCACCAGATGGTAAATGGTTGGCGTTCTCTAGTAATCAATTCGGAAATTATGATGTGTATGTAATGCCTTTAAAAGGTGGGGAAATTACACAACTTACATTTCATCAAAGTGGCGATATGGTTTCTTCTTGGAATTGGGATAGTAAAACGATCAATTTCACATCTGGCAGATATAATTCTGTGACAAATTATACAGTGAATATTAATGGAGGAACTCCAAAAAGAACTTTCAATCACTATTTCAATACGATTCATAATGTTGTAGAACACCCAAAAACAAATGATATTTATTTTAATGAATCTTGGGAAAGCTCACGTTTTGCGCATAGAAAAAGATACAAAGGAGATTACAATCCAGATATAAAATCATACAATTTAAAATCAAAAAAATATACAAAACATACATCTTATAGAGGAAAAGATTTTGGAACAACGATAGATAAATCAGGTACTATTTACTTTAAATCAGATCAGCATAATGGAGAATATAATCTGTACACATTCCAAAATGGGGAAAAGAAAAGGTTGACAAGTTTTTCTACGTCAATTATGTGGCCAAAGGTTTCTGCAAATGGTGAAAAAGTAGTTTTTAGAAAAGAATATCAATTATTTGTATATGATGTTGCTAAAAATTCTACCAAAAAACTGAATTTCAATATCAATAGAAATTCAACAATCAACAAAGAACAATCGTATGATGTAAAAGGGAACATTACATTTTTCGATATTTCTTCAGATGGTAAAAAAATGGCGTTTATATCTAGAGGAAAATTATTTATTTCTGATGTAAAAGGAAAGTTTGTAAAAGAAATACAAACAAATCCTTTAGAAGCTGTGAAAGAAGTGAAATGGCTAAGCGATAATAATTCAGTAGTTTTTTCAAGGTCTGATAAAGGATATTACAATTGGTTTGTAACCAAAGCAGATGGAACGTCAACAACAAATCAACTCACAAAAAATAAGAGCAATAACAGACAAATTACGCTAAATATAGACAAAACTAAAGGTGTGTATTTAAGAGGTAGAAACGAAATCTATACAATCGACTTAAAAACATATAAAAGTGAATTGATCGTGAAAGATGAATTGTGGGGAATCTATAATGCTGACCCTTATTTTTCTCCAGATGGAAACTATATTTTATACACTGCTTACAGAGATTTTGAAGCAGATATTTTCGTGCATAACTTAACTACAAAGCAAACAAAAAACTTAACCAATACTAAAGTTTCAGAATCTGAACCAGCTTGGTCTTCTGATGGAAAATATATTTATTTCTCTTCCGAAAGGACAGTGCCAAGATTTCCTAGTGGAGGAAATGGGAAATCTAAAGTATATCAAATGGCTTTAGATAAATATGAAAAACCTTTTAAAATAGATAAAGTAAACGAACTTTTTAAAGAAGAAGAGAAGAAAGATAAAAAGGACAAAGAAGACAAAGAAGATAAAGAAGATGAAAAGGAGAAAGTAAAAGAAAAAGTCATTGTTACTATCAACGAAAAAGGGTTGATGGATAGGTTAACAGCGATTAGTCCAAGATTTGGTAATCAACGCAATATCACGGTTATAAATGACGGAAACAAAACACATATTTTATATATATCGAATCACGATCAAGGAAAAAGTAAGCTATGGAAAACTACTTTAGAACCTTTTGAAGATAATAAAACGGTTAAATTAAATGATACGCCTATGTTTGGTTATCAATTTATTACTGTAGATAAAAAACACTATATCTTATCTAAAGGAATTATAAATACCGTGAATTTAGGCACTAATAAGTTAAAACCAATTGCAATTGATTATAGTTTTAATAAATCATTATCAGATGAATTTAACCAAATGTATTATGAAGCTTGGGCTGGAATGGAAGAGAATTTTTATGATGAGAATTTTCATGGAGAAAACTGGCAAAAACTAAGAGATGATTATGCTGCATATTTGCCTTATGTTTCTAGTAGAGGTAATTTAAGATTAATTTTTAACGATATGCTTGGTGAGTTAAATACGTCTCACTTTGGGTTTAGATCAAATGGTAAAGAAGAGCAAACTTATTATGGCACTCAGACATTAGAAACAGGAATTGTTTTTAATAATAACAATCCGTTTGTAATAGAAAGAATCGTTTCTGAAGGACCAACGGATGTAAAAGGGAAAGACCTTAGAAAAGGAGATAAACTGGTTGCTGTAAATGGAAATAGTGTTGATACAAAATCTAATAGAGAGCACTATTTTACGAATCCTAAATTCAAGTCAGAAATGAGTTTGACATTTAGTAGAGACGGAAAAGAGTTTAGTGTGAATGTGCATCTAGCAAATTTCTGGGCTGTTAAAGATTTAGTTTATGATGAATGGCAAGACCAAAATCAAGCGTATGTTGATAAAAAGACGAACAATAAGGTTGCGTATGTTCATATGAAAAATATGTCTGGTAGCGAATTAACCAAATTTTATCATGATTTAGTTAGTGAAGAAGCTTACAAAGACGGTTTAATTTTAGATCTACGTTATAATACTGGAGGAAATGTACATGATGCAGTATTGAATTTCTTGCGTCAAAAAAAATATTTAAACTGGAAATACAGAGAAGGGAAATTAACGAGTCAATCTAATTTTAGTTATGGCGATAAACCTATCGTTTTACTAATAAATGAACAATCTTTATCTGATGCAGAAATGACAGCAGCGGGCTTTAAGGAACTAGGAATGGGAACCATTGTAGGAACAGAAACGTATCGATGGATTGTTTTTACAACCAGTAATTCTTTAGTTGATGGTTCTTCATATCGATTACCAACTTGGGGCTGTTATACGTTGGATGGGAAAAATTTAGAAACTCATGGAGTTACGCCAGATGTATATGTTGGCGAAAACTTTAAAGAGCGTTTAGAAAATGAAAATCCACAATTGGATAAAGCAATTGAAATTATACTTAAAAAATTAGAAAAACGATAA
- the ctlX gene encoding citrulline utilization hydrolase CtlX, translating into MQQTTNAILMVRPIAFRMNEQTAVNNYYQEELDGVMPETVQIKAQREFDAYVEKLKGIGVHVIVIQDREEPDTPDSIFPNNWISFHENGNVGLYPMFAENRRHERREDILVELEKQGFVIENVIDYTAAEDEEVFLEGTGSIALDRVNRKAYCALSPRADEELFIEFCEDFEYTPIVFTANQTVDGERKAIYHTNVMMCLAETFAVICLECIDDKKERKNVKKHLKEDGKELIIITEEQVTSFAGNMLQVKGTNDELFLIMSAAAYKSLTESQIKAIEKHCKILSSSLETIETCGGGSARCMMAEVFLPKK; encoded by the coding sequence ATGCAACAAACGACTAATGCCATACTTATGGTTCGTCCGATTGCGTTTCGCATGAACGAACAAACGGCGGTAAATAACTATTACCAAGAAGAACTAGATGGTGTAATGCCAGAAACAGTTCAGATAAAAGCACAACGAGAATTTGACGCGTATGTAGAAAAACTAAAAGGAATTGGCGTACATGTCATCGTCATTCAAGATAGAGAAGAACCAGATACACCAGATTCAATATTTCCAAATAATTGGATTTCGTTTCACGAAAACGGAAACGTAGGTTTATATCCAATGTTTGCTGAAAATCGTCGTCACGAACGCAGAGAAGATATTTTAGTTGAACTAGAAAAACAAGGTTTTGTAATTGAAAATGTTATCGATTACACAGCTGCTGAAGATGAAGAAGTTTTCTTAGAAGGAACAGGAAGTATTGCGTTAGACAGAGTAAACAGAAAAGCCTATTGTGCATTATCGCCAAGAGCTGATGAAGAATTATTCATAGAATTCTGTGAAGATTTTGAATATACACCAATAGTTTTTACGGCGAATCAAACTGTTGATGGCGAACGAAAAGCAATCTATCATACGAATGTAATGATGTGTTTGGCAGAAACATTTGCAGTCATTTGTTTAGAATGTATTGATGATAAAAAAGAACGTAAAAACGTAAAAAAACATCTCAAAGAAGATGGAAAAGAACTCATTATTATCACGGAAGAACAAGTAACTAGCTTTGCTGGAAACATGTTGCAAGTAAAAGGAACAAACGATGAGCTTTTTCTAATCATGAGTGCGGCAGCATACAAATCATTAACTGAAAGTCAAATAAAAGCGATTGAAAAGCATTGCAAAATACTATCAAGTTCGTTAGAAACCATCGAAACTTGCGGCGGCGGAAGCGCACGTTGTATGATGGCTGAGGTTTTCTTACCGAAAAAATAA